In the genome of Pieris rapae chromosome 6, ilPieRapa1.1, whole genome shotgun sequence, one region contains:
- the LOC111000931 gene encoding src substrate cortactin yields the protein MWKAATDVVAPPPAEADDWETDPDFVNDVTEQEQRWGPGGRHVEAIDMAKLREEVLEADKEAKQKAYEHGPKSSYGYGGKFGVQTDRMDKSAMGHDYIGKTEKHVSQKDYAQGFGGKFGVDTDRVDKSAAGWDHKEQVEKHSSQKDYAVGFGGKFGVQTDRQDKCAAGWEHHETVESHHSQKDYALGFGGKFGVQTDRQDASAVGWEYQEQTQKHASQVDHKMGFGGKFGIQTDRVDKCAHTFDEVQKVGTNYTKQKPNIGSAKPSSIRDKFENMAKEKEQEALKSVQRIRQERQQIDKSLSDKEKVRLEKEKEKSPEKQEVEKPEKTTEPEKKPEPVKVEITEKQPKVEIMVQVDKEPTKVEETPEVKQTSSNLPDVTLTGDTKDVQEKDEMSRQPTIVVSPVGWENEIAEGEGDDDDGYIARALYDYQAAAPDEISFDPDDIITNIVMIDEGWWQGLCKGQYGLFPANYVQLQDK from the exons atgTGGAAAGCAGCAACTGATGTAGTTGCTCCTCCCCCAGCAGAAGCTGATGACTGGGAGACAGACCCTGACTTTGTTAATGATGTTACTGAACAGGAACAACGATGGGGACCTGGTGGTAGACATGTAGAAGCCATTGA tatGGCAAAATTACGTGAGGAAGTACTAGAGGCCGACAAGGAGGCCAAACAGAAGGCATATGAACATGGACCTAAGTCTTCTTATGG ttatggAGGTAAATTTGGTGTACAGACCGACAGAATGGATAAGTCTGCTATGGGACATGATTATATTGGCAAAACTGAAAAACATGTTTCGCAGAAGGATTATGCTCAAG gttttGGTGGAAAGTTTGGAGTGGACACTGACAGAGTTGATAAG AGTGCGGCCGGTTGGGACCACAAAGAGCAAGTAGAGAAGCACTCATCCCAAAAGGACTATGCAGTGGGTTTTGGGGGCAAATTTGGAGTGCAGACGGATAGACAAGACAAGTGCGCCGCTGGATGGGAGCATCATGAAACTGTTGAGTCCCATCACTCGCAAAAAG actaCGCACTTGGCTTTGGTGGTAAATTTGGCGTGCAGACAGACAGACAAGACGCATCGGCTGTGGGCTGGGAATATCAAGAGCAGACACAAAAGCACGCGAGCCAAGTCGATCACAAaatg GGTTTCGGTGGTAAATTCGGTATACAGACGGACAGAGTCGATAAATGTGCACATACGTTTGATGAAGTGCAAAAGGTCGGAACGAATTATACGAAGCAGAAGCCGAATATAGGAAGCGCAAAACCGTCGTCTATAAGAGACAAATTCGAGAATATGGCCAAAGAAAAGGAACAG gAGGCCCTAAAATCTGTTCAAAGGATAAGACAAGAGAGGCAACAAATTGACAAGAGTTTGTCGGATAAg GAAAAAGTTCGGttggaaaaagaaaaagagaaaAGTCCAGAGAAGCAGGAAGTAGAGAAACCAGAGAAAACAACAGAACCAGAAAAAAAACCAGAACCAGTGAAAGTAGAAATAACAGAAAAACAACCAAAG gttGAAATTATGGTACAGGTTGATAAAGAACCAACAAAAGTTGAAGAAACACCGGAAGTGAAGCAAACCAGCAGTAACCTACCGGATGTTACCCTCACCGGTGATACTAAGGATGTACAAGAAAAAGATGAG ATGTCGCGACAGCCAACTATAGTGGTATCTCCCGTTGGGTGGGAGAACGAGATAGCAGAAGGAGAGGGAGATGATGACGACGGATATATAGCGAGAGCGTTATACGACTACCAAGCTGCAGCCCCTGATGAGATATCTTTTGATCCGGAcgatattattactaatatcgTTATG atcGATGAAGGCTGGTGGCAAGGCCTATGTAAAGGCCAGTACGGTCTCTTCCCAGCTAATTACGTGCAATTGCAAGACAAATAA
- the LOC111000932 gene encoding chymotrypsin-like protease CTRL-1 — translation MLTIVFFIITLAHTKCEVDRRIITTLRYSKSYVKPFVVNGKPAAVGEVPYLVSIKEPTRRLGHGRIIWRNLCGGSIIDELRVLTAAHCFEGNHFYYYRHPELLRLVAGNLRTDLTHSGRTETTIISQWRNIERVILHRHFNFPDNDIALVFADVKWSFIRNVDYIVPASVNTDYPQTCRSAGFGRIGPQLSDMISPSLLVAQIYVLTRWHCTKMWEMNMNSFVCTDSSVTDISRGDSGGPLACRGTLDPQEEGQRELLVGVVSGKNFDKTSIYTRVSAYRDWIDRNGSVIILHNLLMGLITLLIVIYHFFSFQLIMSL, via the coding sequence ATGCTCACAATAGTATTCTTTATTATCACATTAGCACACACAAAATGCGAAGTGGATCGTCGTATAATAACAACTTTACGGTATTCAAAATCATACGTAAAACCATTTGTTGTAAATGGAAAGCCTGCTGCAGTCGGTGAGGTACCTTACCTTGTGTCTATCAAAGAGCCAACAAGGAGACTAGGTCATGGTAGAATTATTTGGAGGAATCTCTGTGGAGGCAGCATTATAGATGAACTTAGAGTTTTGACGGCTGCACATTGCTTTGAAGGAAATCACTTCTATTATTATAGGCACCCGGAATTGTTACGACTCGTCGCAGGTAATTTACGCACGGATTTGACGCATTCCGGACGTACAGAGACTACCATAATAAGCCAATGGAGGAATATTGAGAGAGTCATTCTGCACAGGCACTTCAACTTTCCCGACAATGATATCGCTTTGGTGTTCGCTGATGTCAAATGGAGTTTTATACGTAATGTGGACTATATTGTGCCAGCTAGTGTCAATACAGATTACCCCCAAACTTGTAGATCCGCCGGGTTTGGTAGGATTGGTCCCCAGTTGAGTGACATGATATCTCCGTCACTTCTTGTTGCACAAATCTACGTCCTCACTAGATGGCACTGTACTAAAATGTGGGAGATGAACATGAACTCTTTTGTATGTACGGATTCGTCTGTCACAGATATTTCTAGGGGCGATTCAGGGGGGCCATTGGCATGTAGAGGAACTTTAGATCCCCAAGAGGAGGGCCAGAGAGAATTGTTGGTGGGAGTTGTTAGTGGCaagaattttgataaaacatcTATTTATACACGAGTTTCTGCGTATAGGGACTGGATTGATAGAAATGGAagtgttattatattacataatctGTTGATGGGTTTAATTACACTTTTGATAGTAATATATCATTTCTTTTCATTCCAACTAATAATGTCATTATAA